The following proteins come from a genomic window of Patescibacteria group bacterium:
- the nadE gene encoding NAD(+) synthase, with product MTKHGRKDNRTYLDPAKAPDYLRLPPQKADKLIAAKTKLIRKYFQRHGFKKAVIGLSGGIDSAVAAALVTRAIGPENVIVLRLPCGPATESVTIAGEIAAALGIPDVNVHTVNIGEAVEASWRAAKDVLGERGDSALQRGNMAARERMKILEHTCSLFGGILIGTENRTEHLLAYYTIGGDNISGLEPFLDLFKVQIYALAAQLGLPESVLKRKPTAELWADQTDEGELGVDYLTIDIILAGIWDRRLAARTIAKRYGVAPETIRKVIAHVASKTGKREAPYIVP from the coding sequence ATGACAAAACATGGCCGCAAGGACAACCGCACCTATCTCGACCCGGCCAAAGCGCCGGATTATTTGCGGCTCCCGCCCCAAAAAGCCGACAAGCTCATCGCGGCCAAAACCAAACTCATCCGGAAATATTTCCAGCGCCACGGCTTCAAGAAAGCTGTGATCGGACTCTCGGGCGGCATCGATTCCGCCGTGGCCGCAGCGCTCGTGACCAGAGCCATCGGACCCGAGAACGTCATCGTGCTCCGGCTGCCCTGCGGACCCGCGACCGAATCCGTGACGATCGCCGGCGAAATCGCGGCCGCGCTCGGCATCCCCGATGTGAACGTCCACACCGTCAACATCGGCGAAGCGGTGGAAGCGAGCTGGCGCGCCGCCAAGGACGTCCTCGGCGAGCGCGGCGACTCCGCGCTCCAGCGCGGCAACATGGCCGCCCGCGAGCGGATGAAGATCCTCGAACACACATGCTCGCTGTTCGGCGGCATCCTCATCGGCACCGAGAACCGGACCGAGCACCTCCTCGCCTACTACACCATCGGCGGTGACAACATCTCCGGGCTCGAACCGTTCCTCGATCTTTTCAAGGTCCAGATCTACGCGCTCGCCGCCCAGCTCGGCCTGCCGGAGAGCGTCCTCAAACGCAAACCGACCGCCGAACTCTGGGCCGACCAGACCGACGAAGGCGAGCTCGGCGTCGACTATCTGACCATCGACATCATCCTCGCCGGCATCTGGGACCGTCGACTGGCGGCACGGACGATCGCGAAGCGCTACGGCGTGGCGCCAGAGACGATCCGCAAAGTGATCGCGCATGTCGCCTCGAAGACCGGCAAACGCGAAGCGCCCTACATCGTTCCGTAA